The window CGATGTACCCGATCAGTATTTGTAATGGAGCTCTATCCGCAAGTAAGTTTGATGGACTTCATCTTGTTCCTCGGTGGGATGATGAGTTCATTTCTCCTTGGAATCTTGTGGTATTATAGTCGAGCTTCACAAGTTTGTCAGATGTAGATGTCCTCGAAAGGTTCTGCAATATTTTGTTTGATGTATATACTGCATGCATGTGGAACTTTGTCTTTGTCGGGCGACGGGTCGTCAGGTGTCGAGTTTGGTTGGGATGTTGAACTTGATGTAGGGCTGATGATGTATCGTTGGATGATGACAGTTGGTCGGTGGATATGGAACTTGCTTTTTGGGAAGACGCACTGTTGGATGACGATAGTAGCCTGACAGATGTTGAGCTTGCTTCATTTTTCTCGTAGATGTGATGTAGATCTTGGTTGTGGCTGCCTACTTGGCTATTTGTTTTCTTGAATGGTTGAGATTTATCCTTAAGCCCACGTGTCGTGGTGATATGCCTTGATGTGCTGAACCATCGATAATTACTGATGGTGATGAAAACTATCGATGAATATAGGCCTCTGGGCGTTGCTCGAGTACCTAAGCCGCGACATATGTCCGGTAGGAACGATGGCCGCTGATGTCTAATGTCCTTCACTTGATCTTCGCGAGATAAACAATTATTGTCTCTGGTGTCTGCTTGAGTCCACATATAAATTTATCACTATTGGGGACAGTGGTGCCTATTTTTGTCACTGGAAGGTGGTAGCTACAATGCTCTTTTCAACAATTGGGAGTCGTAGTGCTTGATatttactgttggggaacatagtgctTGGTTTTCGTCATTGAGAGCAGCAAATCCTATTTCTACTGTTGGAAGTCGTAGTGCTTCTAGTCTTACTGTTTGGGAGCCATAATGCTTGGATCTTACTGTTCGTATTGTAATGATGATTTATTAGAATCGTAATCATGGATAAGTGGCGGCGAACATCGTCAAGCCCCCGATCTACCAGCTCCATCGACAGTGTCACTGTTGGGACTGGGGGTGAAGAATATCAGAGTATATATGCAAGCAATAACTGTATGCATATATTGAACCATATTGAGGGACCCATGGGTTGACTGAATTTGGGGCGCGCATCCGCAACTAAacaatgactgctgcatctcatCCATCACGATGACAAGACACCTTTTAAGAAACCAGTTTATGCAGTTCTTACATCAGCCAGCGATGCACTGACAGTTAAAACAGCACACCAAAAAATTCAGACAGTTTGTACATTGTACGGTAACTCCGCACCAAAACAGGAGAAGACTAGGCTGAGCAAACTATAATAAACCGCCGATGGAGCCCAGCTAGGTAATCCGAAGCCAGCGAGACCCAGGCACTACAACATTAGTGACTTGAGCGACCGGGCTTTCACAGGCTTTCTCCACCTCTTCTTCAACGGGCTCTTCCTCTTGGTGATGTCGCGGGGTTGTTCGCCATTGCGGCCAAGCATGTCGTCGTTGCTGCTCTCCTCATCCCAGCCCGCGATGCAAGCGGTGCCGTTGTTGCGCGTAGGCTTGTTGACTACACTTACTGATACTAGCGCTGCTTGATAGTCTGAGCCATCAGCTTGTGCCTGACCTGCACTGAAATTAAGTTGCATTTCGGGTGGTGCTTCCTCTTTCAACGTCTCCTCTTCCGGTGGTTCAGCAGGCAGTGGAGGTTCCGGCACGTCACCATCACTGCGGATCCTAGCAGTGCCATCGTTGAGAGTAGGCTCGTCGGCGACATGTGCTGATGGTGGGAGCACCGCTTGATGGTCTGATTTGTTCGCTTGTGCCTGGCCTGCACTAAAATCAAGTTGCATTTCGGACGGTGCCTCCTCCTTCAGTGGTTCAGCAGGCAGTGGAGGTTCCGGCACGCTGTCGCTGCTTGACGTGCGGCACCTCTTGGTGCCGGGGCCGAACCCCGCATAGTAGTAGAACTCCTCGCCGACGTTGACCGGGGCTCTCTTCCTATGTGGCTTCTCGCTGCCGGGGGGCTTCAGCTTCTGATCCGAGTGGTACGAGCAGTATGAGTTGGGCTCTCTCGTGAGCCGCCGGCAGAACCAACCCTTGCCGTCGTTCTTCCTGCACGTCCAGACTCCTTTCTTCAGTTTCACCCCCTTATTTTTCTTCAGCTTGCGCTCATTCTTCTCTCTGGCTGTCTTTTTTGCAGCAATGTGCAGTTCAACCTCATCGGACATGTCCTCCTGCGCCTGGTCCTCCTTGATAGAGCCGAATGCAGGCATGCTGGGTAGGAATAGCCAGCTAGATCGCCAGGTGACACTTCGGAAGGGGAAAGTTGTGGCTACTCTCAGGTGTAGGTACACCCGAGTttgcaaaactttgaaaaatgtgaTAAAACAAGGTCCAAAAAATCTGAAATCCTTGAGACAACAAGCTTCATCAAGTGTTTGAACTTTTTGCAAAGTTTCAGCTAAAAACAACATCCAAGGAGCTCtcacaaaaaaaaaaacaaaatcaatgcTCAAACAATGCTCAAACAGTGCGCAAACTTAGAacattgattttgttttttttttgccgagAGCTCCTCTGATGTTTTTTTCCGCTGAATTCTTGCAAAAAGCTTGAACATTTGATGAAGTTTCATGTCCCCAAACTGCAGATTTTTTTGACAttgtttgatcatgtttttcttttttttttcaaactCGGGTGTACCTACACCCGAGAGTAGAAAAGCTGGTCTCCTTCGGAAGTGAGTCTCCTCGAACAGCTTCTCCACCTGAAGGATCGAAATTTGGAAAATAcaggtcaacaaaggaaaagagctagCTACCAAGATATGCTGAACTGAAATGGGGTCGGCGTAGGCGCGATTCCAGCCCTAGCCGCCTGCGACGCCGCCGGCCGGCCACTAATATTCCCGCGAGGGAGCGCGTGCTTGCTAACTGACGCGCCGTATGTAGGTGGCTAGTCGCCGGAGGGACGGAACCCTAGCGATGTGCTCGAGACCGAGCGGGAATCTCCGTGCGCAAAAGAGAGCTAGGCAGGGAGGCGGATGTGCTAGCTGCTACACAGAAACAATCTCCTGCTAGGCTGCGACCAGGCAGGAGAGCACGGAGCGAGAAGCGAGGGGGTGACGAGATTACCTGGGGATCCGAGAGGTCGAGCTGGTCCATGAGGTCCCACGGCGACCGGCTGAGCTCGCAGCAGGGCTCCCCGCAGGAGGAGGCCTCGGGCGCCACGAAGCCGGGCCGGGATTCGTGGGCCGGGGCCGGCGGCGCGAGCGGGGGCAGCTCGAATCGCGGCGGCTCAGCGGAGGAGCAGCTGATGGCGGGTGCGGCTGCGGCGGAGCCAAGCAGGCGGGAGGCGCACCTGCGGATCCGCATGGCAGCCGGTGGCCGGGGTGGAGGGACGCAAGCTACAGATCTGGAGGGCTTGCTCGCCGGCTAGGGTTTGGGATTTGGTGGGAGGCAGCGAGCATGAAGGTGGATGGATGTACAGACCCCAGACGAGGCAGCACGGAACGAAGCAAGTGTGATGTTGGCGAGGGCCCACTTGCCAGAGGAGGCGCCCAGTGTTTCCGGAGAGTGGTGGACACGTGAGACGGAACGTTAGGCATGTCCAACACGAGCATCTACAGGCGGACATGCAAATTGGGCCTCTATACGTCCACGGCCGCGCCTGAACACGTCCGTGGATACTGACCGGGCATTTCCTAAATCCGCATCTTCATATCCGTGTATCTCATATTTCGAACCTTATATACATACAAATTCATGCAACTATTACATAGATCACGAAACGATCAAATCGACAGAAAACGGACATATTAACTGGTACCAAACAAGCATAATTCATATAAACATCACAAAAAATCACCAAACGGGCATAAGTCATACAATTCAACAATCCGCACATTGTAACTACACATTAGAACTAGATTATATAAAAGAAGAGGGCAAGCTTCACCACTTCCTCGTCGGCCATTTGCCCTTCCAGTCGCTGGCTGTGTTGTACGCGTCCGCAGCAAGAGATGGGTCGACGTTGCAGACGTCGGAGTTAGGcccgttggaggaggaggaggagatgatgaTGTAGCCTTGCAAGCACCGGACGGCGCGGTCTTGCTTGCCCCTGAGCTTGGCCATCCTCGCCGCCTCTACCGCTGCCTTCGCCGCCTCTCGCTCGGGTTGCTCAATTCCGAGACGGAGCTGCTTGGCGTTGACCTCCGGACCGTCGGGCCTTCATATCCGTCTTAGTAAGTGACCAACGGCACACCCACTCGAGGAGACGGTCCTCATCGTCGGGCACCGGCATcatgcggcggcggcgggcagactgctgatacgtctccaacgtatctatcactACTGGAATTTGCTTATTTGTCGTCTGCCTATTCTTTACCGTCTGCTCGCGGACGGCAAAAAAGGTCTTTACCGTCAGCTTGCAAaaaacggacggcaaagagggaggtgggcCCCACTAACGAGTTGTTCAGAAAAAACCTAacggccccctctttgccgtcagccagcggacgacaaagataacCTAACTAACGGCTCCCCACAACGCCccatccccccctctctctctctctctctctttctgtgctCTGTCCCCGACGAGACCACCGCCAACCGCCGTTGCCCCCGCCAccagccacccgccgccgccacgaccACCCGCCGCCCCCCTTGCCCCATCGCCCCACCACCCNNNNNNNNNNNNNNNNNNNNNNNNNNNNNNNNNNNNNNNNNNNNNNNNNNNNNNNNNNNNNNNNNNNNNNNNNNNNNNNNNNNNNNNNNNNNNNNNNNNNNNNNNNNNNNNNNNNNNNNNNNNNNNNNNNNNNNNNNNNNNNNNNNNNNNNNNNNNNNNNNNNNNNNNNNNNNNNNNNNNNNNNNNNNNNNNNNNNNNNNNNNNNNNNNNNNNNNNNNNNNNNNNNNNNNNNNNNNNNNNNNNNNNNNNNNNNNNNNNNNNNNNNNNNNNNNNNNNNNNNNNNNNNNNNNNNNNNNNNNNNNNNNNNNNNNNNNNNNNNNNNNNNNNNNNNNNNNNNNNNNNNNNNNNNNNNNNNNNNNNNNNNNNNNNNNNNNNNNNNNNNNNNNNNNNNNNNNNNNNNNNNNNNNNNNNNNNNNNNNNNNNNNNNNNNNNNNNNNNNNNNNNNNNNNNNNNNNNNNNNNNNNNNNNNNNNNNNNNNNNNNNNNNNNNNNNNNNNNNNNNNNNNNNNNNNNNNNNNNNNNNNNNNNNNNNNNNNNNNNNNNNNNNNNNNNNNNNNNNNNNNNNNNNNNNNNNNNNNNNNNNNNNNNNNNNNNNNNNNNNNNNNNNNNNNNNNNNNNNNNNNNNNNNNNNNNNNNNNNNNNNNNNNNNNNNNNNNNNNNNNNNNNNNNNNNNNNNNNNNNNNNNNNNNNNNNNNNNNNNNNNNNNNNNNNNNNNNNNNNNNNNNNNNNNNNNNNNNNNNNNNNNNNNNNNNNNNNNNNNNNNNNNNNNNNNNNNNNNNNNNNNNNNNNNNNNNNNNNNNNNNNNNNNNNNNNNNNNNNNNNNNNNNNNNNNNNNNNNNNNNNNNNNNNNNNNNNNNNNNNNNNNNNNNNNNNNNNNNNNNNNNNNNNNNNNNNNNNNNNNNNNNNNNNNNNNNNNNNNNNNNNNNNNNNNNNNNNNNNNNNNNNNNNNNNNNNNNNNNNNNNNNNNNNNNNNNNNNNNNNNNNNNNNNNNNNNNNNNNNNNNNNNNNNNNNNNNNNNNNNNNNNNNNNNNNNNNNNNNNNNNNNNNNNNNNNNNNNNNNNNNNNNNGACACccaaccccgacacgacaccctgaccccgacacgacaccccggcaCGACACCCCGACGCCGACACACCgacaccccgacaccacaccccgaccctatatatatttgtgttgatcgggtgtatTTTTATTATGGTCATGAttatgatacacttaaattatatacatattattatgttcatgtcaggtatccaaattttttatgttgtactaatttcgtttactttttgtcattgcaggtgttgacaggatggtgggcaagggtccaAAGCGCCCTGATCCTCCTTCGAGCGCTACtgggaggggtggttccattattgCACCCCTGCCCCTCCGAAGAGCGCTGGTAGACAGTATGCAGACAACTGCGGCGGGCGCTTCTTCTGCGGCTGGGAGAGGTCGTGGGAGGACGAAGAAGCCTGCTAGAGGTGGACGTGgtagcgggagaggtaggaaggttgttacgccttcctcgccgccaccctcagCTGATTCACCCGACCATAGGAGTGCTCCGTCTGACgtggacccgtctcggactccgATCTGTGAGCCTCCGGTCGCTGATCCTTCCCCCACCAGACTCGGGTCGCTGATCCTTTGCCCTACGTGAGTCCGGTCCCAGAGTCTTTGTCTCAGAAGACTCCGGTCATGGGGTCTTCATCGCAGAAGACTCCGGTCACGgagtcttcggcccacgagactccggaggctagtggcccGGAGGATGGTAGCGAGGACACATTTTCAGATCATAGCTACAACGACGACGAGctggttgagaagggcaagaaggtctacaagcgtggagttacaaagctcccgcccgtgccgacgacccccgaccagaggtggttgattgcgcctaaagggttgaagtaagtgcatttactattttttaaccttttgccttcatgttccttcaaattaatatctaatgcgttggccttgtcatactataGGGGCTGGGTACGCCCCCCTGGTGCCcgtaggcccaaccaggtccttggtgtgctttgccggcagcacttccctgggtgggtcacgttgcccggtgaggg is drawn from Triticum dicoccoides isolate Atlit2015 ecotype Zavitan chromosome 4A, WEW_v2.0, whole genome shotgun sequence and contains these coding sequences:
- the LOC119283920 gene encoding uncharacterized protein LOC119283920, with translation MRIRRCASRLLGSAAAAPAISCSSAEPPRFELPPLAPPAPAHESRPGFVAPEASSCGEPCCELSRSPWDLMDQLDLSDPQVEKLFEETHFRRRPAFLLSGVVCALFEHCLSIDFVFFFVRAPWMLFLAETLQKVQTLDEACCLKDFRFFGPCFITFFKVLQTRVYLHLRVATTFPFRSVTWRSSWLFLPSMPAFGSIKEDQAQEDMSDEVELHIAAKKTAREKNERKLKKNKGVKLKKGVWTCRKNDGKGWFCRRLTREPNSYCSYHSDQKLKPPGSEKPHRKRAPVNVGEEFYYYAGFGPGTKRCRTSSSDSVPEPPLPAEPLKEEAPSEMQLDFSAGQAQANKSDHQAVLPPSAHVADEPTLNDGTARIRSDGDVPEPPLPAEPPEEETLKEEAPPEMQLNFSAGQAQADGSDYQAALVSVSVVNKPTRNNGTACIAGWDEESSNDDMLGRNGEQPRDITKRKSPLKKRWRKPVKARSLKSLML